A genomic window from Lycium barbarum isolate Lr01 chromosome 4, ASM1917538v2, whole genome shotgun sequence includes:
- the LOC132638094 gene encoding protein neprosin-like, whose product MAVKRNEFRRHQQIVQQTLLMLYFLLSYNGAQGEKKLSKLEDAELEKEVKLLNKPTVKTIKTKYGDIYDCVDFYKQHAFDHPLLKDHNFYPKMKPTLSRMKKKSKSSTVSRSSSIWSKDRGCPFGTVPVKRITKDDLIRQRRMPPPENVTFDTQFDGSNNNSKSKGRYISSQGYKLAIARIPNNPNNRFAGAGMAASLYNPYVKGQQHSGCRLKIQKESDILQVGWRVDPTLYGDTKTRHFIHFQAGKSHCFNTLCPGFVQVNSEIPLGSAYDVLSERGKTSWETTMYIDRDLANGNWWLLDGRSFDQIGFWPQRIFTDLASFATNVEWGGVAYSPPGVPEPPMGSSFFPIKNSLYDGYCTEITILNEKGKEIKVDETITHTDNPTMYKVFAGTLSHGFQGLYFVLYGGPGESPHI is encoded by the exons ATGGCTGTAAAAAGAAATGAATTCAGAAGGCATCAACAAATTGTTCAACAAACTTTGTTGATGCTGTATTTTCTTTTGAGTTACAATGGGGCGCAAGGAGAAAAAAAGCTATCCAAATTAGAGGACGCAGAGTTAGAAAAAGAAGTAAAACTTTTAAACAAGCCAACAGTCAAAACAATTAAg ACTAAATATGGGGATATATATGATTGTGTGGATTTCTACAAACAACATGCATTTGATCATCCGTTACTGAAGGATCATAATTTTTATCCGAAG ATGAAACCTACTTTATCTAGgatgaagaaaaaatcaaaatccTCAACAGTTAGTAGGTCATCGTCAATATGGTCAAAAGACAGAGGATGCCCTTTTGGAACTGTTCCTGTTAAGAGAATTACGAAAGATGATCTTATAAGACAGAGACGTATGCCACCGCCAGAAAATGTCACATTCGACACTCAATTTGATGGT AGCAACAACAATAGTAAGTCAAAGGGAAGATACATATCGTCACAAGGATATAAG CTTGCAATAGCTCGAATTCCAAATAATCCAAATAATAGATTTGCGGGAGCTGGAATGGCAGCTAGTTTGTACAATCCTTATGTTAAAGGCCAGCAACATAGTGGTTGTCGACTAAAAATTCAAAAAGAATCAGATATCTTACAAGTTGGTTGGAGA GTGGACCCAACATTATATGGAGATACTAAAACTAGGCATTTTATACATTTTCAG GCTGGTAAAAGCCATTGCTTCAATACATTGTGTCCTGGATTTGTGCAAGTAAACAGTGAGATACCTCTTGGTAGTGCATACGATGTTCTTTCAGAACGTGGAAAGACAAGTTGGGAGACCACGATGTACATTGATCGG GATTTAGCCAATGGAAATTGGTGGCTATTAGATGGTAGAAGCTTTGACCAAATTGGTTTCTGGCCTCAAAGGATCTTCACTGACTTGGCAAGTTTTGCTACGAATGTTGAATGGGGAGGAGTTGCATATAGCCCACCAGGTGTACCTGAACCTCCCATGGGCTCTAGTTTTTTTCCTATTAAGAACTCCCTTTATGATGGTTATTGTACCGAAATTACAATTTTAAATGAGAAGGGAAAGGAGATTAAAGTAGATGAAACAATCACGCATACCGACAATCCTACCATGTACAAGGTTTTTGCTGGGACACTTTCGCATGGTTTTCAGGGTTTATATTTTGTTCTTTATGGGGGACCTGGTGAGAGTCCACATATTTAA